From the Nitrospirota bacterium genome, one window contains:
- a CDS encoding tRNA (cytidine(34)-2'-O)-methyltransferase has translation MPLNVVLLNPEIPWNTGNIGRTCVAVGATLHLVGKLGFRIESKEIRRAGLDYWPNLRWQHHKDFDAFLRALPTDASLLFFSAKAKPLFWNAPYERDSFLIFGSESKGLPSALHRQFRNRFYRIPIRPSARSLNLSTAAGIVLYEAMRSGVMPAVLATISAGRKPAIPRRVRHTTR, from the coding sequence GTGCCCCTAAACGTCGTTCTCCTCAACCCCGAGATTCCCTGGAACACGGGAAACATCGGGCGGACGTGCGTTGCCGTTGGCGCAACGCTCCATCTTGTCGGCAAGCTGGGTTTCAGGATTGAATCGAAGGAAATCCGCCGCGCGGGGCTCGACTACTGGCCGAATCTCAGATGGCAGCATCACAAAGACTTCGACGCCTTTCTCCGTGCCCTGCCCACCGATGCTTCGCTCCTGTTCTTCTCCGCCAAAGCGAAGCCCCTATTTTGGAACGCCCCGTACGAGCGCGACAGCTTCCTGATTTTCGGAAGCGAATCAAAAGGGCTGCCGTCCGCGCTCCACCGGCAATTCCGCAACCGTTTCTATCGGATCCCCATTCGGCCTTCCGCACGATCTCTCAACCTCTCCACCGCCGCCGGCATCGTGCTGTACGAGGCGATGCGGTCCGGCGTGATGCCGGCCGTACTCGCGACGATTTCGGCGGGCAGGAAGCCCGCGATACCGAGGCGAGTGCGACACACCACAAGATGA
- a CDS encoding AraC family transcriptional regulator codes for MAGGIKFRRNRRAGKRDIVLADSTLTRTLVHIERHIHEEIETADLAEVAELSVVHFRARLRRALGEPLARYIRRLRLERAAMFLTFTRDPVLDIALSCGFDSHEGFTRAFHRTYGKSPQAYRECRRGAAEDFQRRAVNLPVRLVERPSWRVAFIRFVGPTLGAGTIWPRLLRLARDQGWAKAAGRMVSLHYENPSVLTDSARVRYDAGITVEPEFEGNDQVAVQDLPGGTDAVVSFFGRVEELEDFWHRFAIGWMMPGPYAWRDDRFFDVYETPPEPWLYPEAAERQARLPFSAELHIPVVKGRLSPEPLPAE; via the coding sequence GTGGCCGGAGGGATCAAGTTTCGGAGAAACCGACGCGCCGGGAAGCGAGACATCGTACTGGCCGATTCCACACTCACCCGCACGCTTGTCCACATCGAAAGACACATCCATGAAGAAATCGAAACTGCCGACCTGGCTGAAGTCGCCGAGCTATCGGTCGTTCACTTCCGCGCCCGATTGCGCCGAGCCCTCGGGGAGCCCCTCGCGCGCTACATTCGGAGGTTGCGTCTCGAACGGGCGGCGATGTTTCTGACGTTCACCCGCGATCCGGTGCTGGACATCGCCCTGTCTTGCGGCTTCGACAGTCATGAGGGTTTCACGCGAGCCTTCCACCGAACCTACGGGAAATCGCCGCAAGCCTACCGGGAGTGCCGGCGAGGCGCTGCCGAAGACTTTCAAAGACGGGCGGTCAACCTTCCTGTTCGGCTCGTCGAGCGTCCTTCATGGCGGGTGGCCTTCATTCGATTCGTCGGCCCGACTCTGGGGGCCGGAACGATCTGGCCGCGGTTGCTTCGCCTGGCCCGCGATCAAGGCTGGGCGAAGGCGGCGGGAAGGATGGTCTCCCTGCACTATGAAAACCCCTCCGTTCTCACGGATTCGGCTCGCGTCCGCTACGATGCCGGCATCACCGTAGAGCCGGAATTTGAAGGCAATGACCAAGTGGCCGTTCAGGACCTGCCGGGCGGAACGGATGCGGTAGTGAGCTTCTTTGGGAGGGTGGAGGAGTTGGAGGATTTCTGGCACCGCTTTGCCATCGGATGGATGATGCCTGGACCCTATGCGTGGCGCGACGACCGGTTCTTTGATGTGTACGAAACACCTCCCGAGCCTTGGCTCTATCCGGAGGCCGCCGAAAGGCAAGCCCGCCTACCCTTCTCGGCCGAACTACATATTCCCGTGGTGAAAGGCCGTCTCTCCCCGGAACCCCTCCCCGCCGAGTAG
- the nuoD gene encoding NADH dehydrogenase (quinone) subunit D translates to MPEVMTGQPSEVILTRLDEVRNWGRKNSLWPLPIGISCCAIEMMGMLAPKFDVSRFGAEVLRFSPRQSDLMIVAGTLTYKMANAVRQLYEQMPEPKWVVAMGTCLCTGGMFDSYPVVQGLDKVVPVDIYVPGCPPRPEGLIYAIQKIQDKVSKSNGQGLVEKLPPKDESIKVPLPGLRQIEPREGDNIMILNMGPSHPATHGVLRLILELDGERVLRCIPDLGYLHRGFEKLAENRTHTQFVTYTDRLDYLAPLSNNVAYILAVEKLLGVEAPPRAQYIRTICCELARISAHLLGIGTHLLDLGALSVFFLTFRDREELYTIFEKITGTRMTTSYTRAGGVERDLTPEAEALIRKFLAEFPAKIDELDRLVTGNKVFLERARDVGVISKEEAVAYSLTGPNLRGSGVPYDLRRAKPYLVYNDLDFEVPIAYEGDAFSRYLVRVEEMRQSLQIVRQCLEKLPQGEYMADIPNVTLPKRDRVYAEMEALIHHFKIASEGYHGPEGIEVYHGIENPKGELGFGIIGSGGAIPYRLRIRSPSYINLQILPKMVEGRLLSDVITCIGSLDIVLGEIDR, encoded by the coding sequence AACTGGGGCCGAAAGAACTCCCTCTGGCCGCTCCCTATCGGCATTTCCTGCTGCGCCATCGAAATGATGGGCATGCTCGCGCCCAAATTTGACGTCTCGCGTTTTGGCGCCGAAGTCCTGCGCTTCTCCCCCCGCCAATCGGACCTCATGATCGTGGCCGGCACTCTCACCTACAAGATGGCCAACGCCGTCCGCCAACTCTACGAACAAATGCCCGAGCCGAAGTGGGTGGTGGCCATGGGCACCTGCCTCTGCACGGGCGGGATGTTCGACAGCTATCCGGTGGTGCAGGGACTCGACAAAGTCGTCCCGGTGGACATCTACGTTCCGGGGTGCCCTCCCCGACCGGAAGGCCTCATCTACGCCATCCAGAAAATTCAGGACAAAGTGTCCAAGAGCAACGGGCAGGGTCTCGTGGAGAAACTGCCGCCCAAAGACGAATCCATCAAAGTGCCGCTTCCCGGCCTTCGGCAGATCGAGCCGAGGGAAGGCGACAACATCATGATCCTGAACATGGGGCCCTCCCATCCGGCGACTCACGGCGTGCTTCGACTCATTCTCGAACTCGATGGCGAGCGCGTGCTCCGGTGCATTCCGGATCTGGGCTACCTCCATCGAGGATTCGAAAAGTTGGCCGAAAACCGAACACACACCCAGTTCGTCACCTACACCGACCGGCTTGACTATCTGGCGCCTCTATCCAACAACGTGGCGTACATCCTCGCCGTGGAGAAACTGCTGGGCGTCGAGGCTCCGCCGCGGGCCCAGTACATCCGGACAATCTGCTGCGAGCTCGCGCGGATTTCGGCCCATCTGCTCGGCATCGGAACCCACCTGCTCGATCTCGGAGCTCTTTCGGTCTTCTTCCTGACGTTTCGCGATCGTGAAGAGCTGTACACCATTTTCGAGAAGATCACCGGCACCCGCATGACCACAAGTTACACGAGGGCGGGCGGCGTGGAGCGCGACCTCACGCCCGAAGCCGAGGCCTTGATCCGGAAATTCTTGGCCGAGTTTCCTGCGAAGATCGACGAGCTGGACCGGCTGGTCACCGGAAACAAAGTCTTCCTGGAGCGCGCCCGCGATGTGGGCGTGATCTCCAAGGAGGAAGCCGTGGCCTACAGCCTGACCGGGCCGAACCTCCGAGGCTCTGGGGTTCCGTACGACCTGCGGCGAGCCAAACCGTACCTGGTCTACAACGATCTCGATTTCGAAGTCCCGATCGCCTACGAGGGGGACGCCTTTTCGCGCTATCTCGTCCGCGTCGAGGAGATGCGACAGAGCCTCCAGATCGTCCGTCAGTGTCTGGAGAAACTACCGCAAGGCGAGTACATGGCGGACATCCCGAACGTGACGCTTCCCAAGCGGGACCGTGTGTACGCCGAAATGGAAGCGCTCATCCACCATTTCAAGATCGCCTCGGAGGGCTACCACGGTCCCGAGGGCATCGAGGTCTACCACGGCATCGAGAATCCGAAGGGTGAGCTCGGTTTCGGGATCATCGGGAGTGGCGGCGCCATTCCCTACAGGCTCCGCATTCGTTCTCCTTCCTATATCAATCTCCAAATTCTTCCCAAGATGGTGGAGGGCCGGTTGCTCTCGGACGTGATCACCTGCATCGGCTCGCTCGACATCGTCTTGGGCGAGATCGACCGATAG
- a CDS encoding HAD-IA family hydrolase, translating into MLPAANRLIFPATRWLTFDCYGTLIDWKSGIQGAFRRFLARKDRETDLDELFRKWERIQFGLLRPYRPYRDVMKESFAKVMRGLRLKPSSRDANDFVVSLKTWEPFPDVRPALERLKNRYLIALVTNMDDDLVKLTQKRLGVFFNVVVTAEQVQCYKPNPKHFKKLLEATTTPPEEMIHCAFGTKYDLFPAHRLGFKTALIERGPVPRTSVVPDYRFANLTEMADLFLAQFRA; encoded by the coding sequence TTGCTCCCCGCAGCCAATCGCCTCATCTTCCCGGCCACGCGCTGGCTGACGTTCGACTGCTACGGAACGCTCATCGACTGGAAGTCAGGCATCCAGGGGGCGTTCCGGCGGTTTCTCGCCCGAAAGGACCGCGAGACCGATCTCGACGAACTGTTCCGGAAATGGGAGCGCATCCAATTCGGACTTCTGAGGCCCTATCGGCCCTACCGCGATGTCATGAAAGAGAGTTTTGCGAAAGTCATGCGCGGACTTCGCTTGAAGCCAAGTTCGCGAGACGCGAATGATTTCGTGGTCTCACTGAAGACTTGGGAGCCGTTCCCGGACGTCCGCCCCGCCCTGGAGCGACTCAAGAATCGCTATCTGATCGCGCTGGTGACGAACATGGACGACGACCTGGTGAAACTGACTCAAAAGCGATTGGGGGTTTTCTTCAACGTCGTCGTCACGGCCGAGCAGGTGCAATGCTACAAGCCCAACCCCAAGCACTTCAAGAAGCTGCTGGAGGCGACGACGACACCACCCGAAGAGATGATCCACTGTGCCTTCGGAACGAAATACGATCTGTTTCCTGCCCACCGACTGGGGTTCAAGACCGCCTTGATCGAGCGTGGGCCGGTCCCCAGGACGTCCGTCGTCCCCGACTACCGATTTGCCAACCTGACCGAAATGGCCGACCTCTTCCTCGCCCAGTTCAGGGCGTAG
- a CDS encoding sodium-translocating pyrophosphatase: MVKPRIAAIVRTLAAILAVMLLPVLPALAGEADLKLPPLDSVSFNVLGTSVSGMSLLYLGLVICVIGAIFGVIQYKQTKALPVHKAMGDVSNMIWETCKTYLTQQGKFLAILWALIALCMGYYFVGLQGAPIGNLVVILACSVLGILGSYGVAWFGIRINTVANSRTAFASLYKKPLDVLAIPLQSGMSVGLLLVSVELFFMICILSFLPQELAGPCFIGFAIGESLGASVLRICGGIFTKIADIGSDLMKIVFHLPEDDPKNPGVIADCTGDNAGDSVGPTADGFETYGVTGVALIAFLALALVGKPEICGQLIVWIFVMRILMILTSLVSYFANNAVNRALLGDKKEIDFEVPLTRLVWLTSAISIAVTFIASYLLLGDYGDLWWVLAVIISCGTAAGALIPEFTKIFTSTNSGHVREVVNSARQGGASLNILSGLVAGNFSAFWEGLLILILMLIAYLVSQQPSLLAIMPAEYSFAAPIFAFGLVAFGFLGMGPVTIAVDSYGPVTDNAQSVYELSMIEKIPGVKQEIKKEFGIEASLEHAKDLLEKGDGAGNTFKATAKPVLIGTAVVGATTMVFGIILLLEHMFGNAALRLSLVQGEVILGLLMGGAVIYWFTGASMQAVVTGSYRAVVYIKENIKLDATKASIADSKKVVEICTIYAQKGMINIFIVIFCMTLALAFFNPYFFIGYLVAMAFFGLFQAIFMANAGGAWDNAKKVVEVDLKQKNTPLHEATVVGDTVGDPFKDTSSVALNPVIKFTTLFGLLAVEIAVTMQSQNLKWAIGSVFFLVALVFVYRSFYGMRIPEEAKAAK, from the coding sequence ATGGTAAAACCACGCATCGCCGCCATCGTTCGAACCCTAGCGGCCATTCTCGCCGTCATGCTGCTGCCCGTTCTCCCCGCCCTCGCGGGCGAGGCCGATCTCAAACTTCCGCCTCTCGACTCCGTCAGTTTCAATGTCCTCGGAACCAGCGTATCGGGAATGTCGTTGCTTTATCTCGGCCTCGTCATTTGTGTCATCGGCGCGATCTTCGGCGTGATCCAGTACAAGCAGACGAAGGCCCTTCCCGTGCACAAGGCGATGGGCGACGTGTCGAACATGATCTGGGAAACCTGCAAAACGTACCTTACGCAGCAGGGTAAGTTCCTTGCGATTCTGTGGGCGCTGATCGCACTCTGCATGGGCTATTACTTCGTCGGCCTTCAAGGGGCGCCCATCGGCAATCTCGTGGTCATCCTGGCTTGCTCCGTTCTCGGCATCCTCGGGTCGTACGGCGTGGCGTGGTTCGGCATTCGGATCAATACGGTTGCAAACTCCCGTACGGCGTTCGCCTCCCTCTATAAGAAACCACTCGATGTCCTCGCGATCCCGCTGCAATCCGGAATGAGTGTTGGGCTGCTTCTCGTCAGCGTCGAACTTTTCTTCATGATCTGCATTCTGTCATTCCTGCCCCAGGAATTGGCGGGACCGTGCTTCATCGGATTCGCCATCGGCGAATCGCTCGGCGCGAGCGTCCTCCGCATCTGCGGCGGCATTTTCACCAAGATCGCGGACATCGGATCGGACCTTATGAAAATCGTTTTCCACCTGCCGGAAGATGATCCGAAGAATCCCGGAGTAATCGCCGACTGCACGGGCGACAACGCGGGCGACAGCGTCGGCCCCACCGCGGACGGATTCGAAACCTACGGTGTCACCGGTGTGGCGCTCATCGCTTTTCTCGCGCTCGCCCTGGTCGGCAAGCCGGAAATCTGCGGCCAGCTCATCGTGTGGATCTTTGTCATGCGCATCCTGATGATCCTGACCTCGCTCGTGTCCTACTTTGCGAACAATGCCGTGAATCGCGCGCTCTTGGGCGACAAGAAGGAAATCGATTTCGAAGTGCCGCTCACCCGGCTGGTGTGGCTCACCTCCGCGATCTCGATCGCTGTCACGTTTATCGCCAGCTACCTCTTGCTGGGTGACTACGGCGATCTCTGGTGGGTGCTTGCGGTCATCATCTCCTGCGGCACGGCGGCCGGCGCGCTGATTCCGGAATTCACCAAGATCTTTACAAGTACAAACTCGGGACACGTCCGCGAGGTCGTCAACTCCGCGCGCCAGGGAGGCGCATCGCTCAACATTCTGTCCGGACTCGTCGCCGGGAATTTCTCGGCTTTCTGGGAAGGACTGCTGATCCTGATTCTCATGCTGATCGCGTATCTGGTCTCGCAACAGCCCTCGCTCCTCGCGATCATGCCGGCCGAATATAGCTTCGCCGCGCCGATCTTCGCCTTCGGCCTCGTGGCCTTCGGGTTCCTGGGCATGGGGCCGGTGACAATCGCAGTCGACAGCTACGGCCCGGTGACGGACAACGCGCAATCCGTTTACGAACTCTCGATGATCGAGAAGATTCCCGGCGTAAAGCAGGAGATCAAAAAGGAGTTCGGAATCGAGGCCAGCTTGGAACATGCGAAGGATCTTCTCGAAAAAGGGGATGGCGCGGGCAATACGTTCAAAGCCACGGCCAAGCCGGTCCTCATCGGTACGGCCGTCGTCGGCGCCACCACCATGGTCTTCGGCATCATCCTCCTTCTCGAACACATGTTCGGGAACGCAGCGCTCCGATTGAGTCTCGTGCAGGGTGAGGTCATCCTCGGACTCCTCATGGGCGGCGCGGTCATCTACTGGTTCACCGGCGCCTCGATGCAGGCGGTGGTGACGGGTTCCTACCGGGCGGTCGTGTACATCAAGGAGAACATCAAGCTTGATGCCACGAAAGCCTCTATTGCGGACAGCAAGAAAGTTGTGGAGATTTGCACGATCTACGCGCAAAAAGGCATGATCAATATTTTCATCGTCATCTTCTGCATGACCTTGGCTTTGGCGTTCTTCAACCCCTACTTCTTCATCGGTTACCTTGTCGCCATGGCATTCTTCGGCCTCTTCCAGGCGATCTTCATGGCCAACGCGGGCGGCGCATGGGACAACGCCAAGAAGGTTGTGGAGGTGGATCTGAAACAAAAGAACACGCCGCTGCATGAGGCGACCGTGGTCGGCGATACCGTGGGTGATCCGTTCAAGGATACTTCGTCCGTCGCGCTGAACCCGGTCATCAAGTTCACCACTCTCTTCGGTCTGCTTGCGGTCGAGATCGCGGTGACGATGCAATCGCAGAACCTGAAATGGGCCATTGGCTCGGTCTTTTTCCTCGTGGCGCTCGTGTTCGTTTATCGGTCGTTCTACGGCATGCGCATTCCGGAGGAAGCCAAGGCCGCCAAGTAA
- a CDS encoding cytochrome c encodes MATLIISLIIVAALAVLFGWLARRAWLAHRAWLKWPGVALAGIFTLLMGCLVVVGARGTYKLYARHSPLPAIRPIEITPGRVARGQMIAASLCAACHATNGGLPLSGGRSLSDDAGLPLGDVYPPNVTPGGTIQDWTDAELFRVIRTGVNREGRSTVMSMLGSRLLSDEDTECLVAYLRSAQSVQNETPAYRPTLLLALFIGAGLMPIDPAPAVERAAPPRAVTPEYGKYVLDFVSCDGCHGPKLDGRAPPPNPPAPNLTLIMPRWSKEDFFKAMRTGVTPDGQVMKDTMPWRAMGQLEDMELEALYVTLHALEPIP; translated from the coding sequence ATGGCAACACTGATTATTTCACTGATCATCGTCGCGGCTCTCGCCGTCCTTTTCGGTTGGCTGGCGCGTCGGGCTTGGCTCGCGCATCGAGCTTGGCTCAAATGGCCGGGAGTCGCCCTCGCGGGGATTTTCACCCTGCTCATGGGTTGCCTGGTCGTCGTGGGCGCCAGAGGCACTTATAAGCTCTACGCCCGCCACAGCCCGCTCCCCGCGATCCGACCGATTGAAATTACACCCGGGCGGGTCGCTCGCGGGCAGATGATCGCCGCCTCCCTCTGCGCGGCATGCCATGCGACCAACGGCGGCCTTCCCTTGAGCGGCGGCCGGAGCCTGTCGGATGACGCCGGACTTCCGCTGGGCGACGTCTACCCACCCAACGTCACTCCCGGTGGCACGATTCAGGACTGGACCGACGCCGAGCTTTTTCGGGTGATTCGCACAGGCGTGAATCGCGAAGGCCGCAGCACGGTGATGTCGATGCTCGGTTCGCGACTGTTGAGCGACGAGGACACCGAATGCCTAGTCGCTTATCTGAGGTCGGCCCAGAGCGTCCAGAATGAGACCCCAGCCTACCGCCCCACGCTCCTCCTTGCGCTCTTCATCGGCGCCGGGCTCATGCCCATCGACCCCGCGCCGGCCGTGGAACGGGCCGCGCCTCCGAGGGCCGTGACGCCAGAGTACGGAAAATACGTGTTGGATTTCGTCAGTTGCGATGGGTGTCACGGACCGAAATTGGATGGCCGCGCTCCTCCTCCGAATCCTCCGGCGCCGAATCTGACGCTCATCATGCCCCGCTGGTCCAAAGAGGATTTTTTCAAGGCCATGCGGACCGGCGTCACGCCCGATGGCCAAGTGATGAAAGACACCATGCCCTGGCGCGCGATGGGGCAACTGGAGGACATGGAACTGGAAGCCCTGTACGTCACTCTCCACGCCCTGGAGCCGATCCCCTGA